The proteins below are encoded in one region of Cetobacterium sp. ZOR0034:
- a CDS encoding MarC family protein: protein MLGKDLFIDILTYVLTIIGILNPFGNVPLFMTLTKDQKPEIRKKMYNAIVLAGFGIVTGFIVAGDFFMKYLYKIGMDELRVAGGMILIVVAFRNLLGLGVSKDSTGDRMSEKEAIRYAITPLTFPMLVGPGTISTVMIIHKEAGLIISVGAVAVTFLIMKFLFTISDWLDKVLGEIVLFVLSRVMQIFIMSAGVKLISNGIKGIFM from the coding sequence ATGTTAGGAAAAGATTTGTTCATAGATATCTTAACGTATGTTCTTACAATAATAGGTATATTAAACCCATTTGGAAACGTACCTTTATTTATGACATTAACAAAAGATCAAAAACCAGAAATAAGAAAAAAGATGTATAATGCAATAGTACTTGCAGGATTTGGAATAGTAACTGGATTTATAGTTGCCGGGGATTTTTTCATGAAATATCTGTATAAAATAGGTATGGATGAGTTGAGAGTTGCCGGAGGTATGATACTGATTGTTGTAGCTTTTAGAAATCTTTTAGGACTAGGAGTTTCAAAGGATAGCACTGGAGATAGAATGTCTGAAAAAGAAGCGATAAGATATGCAATAACGCCATTAACATTTCCTATGTTAGTTGGTCCAGGAACAATTTCTACCGTTATGATTATTCATAAAGAAGCTGGACTTATAATCTCTGTAGGAGCTGTAGCAGTTACATTTTTAATAATGAAGTTTCTATTTACAATTTCAGACTGGTTAGATAAAGTTTTAGGAGAGATAGTTTTATTTGTACTTTCGAGAGTTATGCAGATTTTTATAATGTCTGCAGGAGTAAAACTGATTTCAAATGGAATAAAAGGGATATTTATGTAA
- a CDS encoding 3'-5' exonuclease: MKLLYLDTETTGLTDNSAVVQIAGAIEIDNEVVEWFNIRCRPHAGADISEDALKTIGFTLEELQREQSPEDALKELESIFLKYVDRYDKNDKLIMICHNYPFDFRMLYNFYNRLGNRFMGSFINFKLNVCTLNLVKSLQVIGVLPILENNKLETWCKHFGVSLENAHDALEDIRATREVYKSLEKVLKK, from the coding sequence ATGAAGTTATTGTATTTAGATACTGAAACTACAGGACTTACAGATAATTCAGCAGTTGTTCAGATAGCTGGTGCTATCGAAATAGATAATGAAGTTGTAGAATGGTTTAATATAAGATGTAGACCTCATGCCGGAGCGGATATTTCAGAGGATGCATTAAAAACCATTGGATTTACATTGGAGGAATTACAAAGAGAACAATCTCCTGAGGATGCATTGAAGGAGTTAGAGAGTATATTTTTAAAATATGTAGATAGATATGATAAAAATGATAAATTGATTATGATTTGCCACAACTATCCTTTTGATTTCAGAATGCTATATAATTTTTATAACAGATTAGGGAATAGATTTATGGGAAGTTTTATCAACTTTAAATTAAATGTATGTACTCTTAATTTAGTAAAATCTCTTCAAGTTATAGGTGTTTTACCTATATTAGAAAATAACAAATTAGAAACTTGGTGTAAACACTTTGGTGTCTCTTTAGAGAATGCACATGATGCTTTAGAGGATATACGTGCTACAAGAGAGGTTTATAAAAGTTTAGAAAAGGTATTAAAAAAGTAA
- a CDS encoding discoidin domain-containing protein: protein MQSNLRDTNSLVFTIETNIKNVMNTLEITTSRDIQNAQVRYRDEYGYEKISEILNVERVEEKLLLSFDYFYTDKFDLIIHDNITQEDIQNIKITQLNQNEFYEDKDIDVRLDKTVMTAISHCGQYSSDAPSRAIDGDESTTFHSATYTNYEPGTHGDFVLELGGTYLLDRLQFRTRSSGNGRIKAYQILYKTSKTEEWKKVFEQLTEESGVEREAVFKPILASEICIRVTNGHNNFMVIAELDAFKYNFLEKRIGNLFTDETETSIRVGVTLEEIENLESEVVTVSYKERVAKAKELYILGLPQNYFSIPLAGDQIFDKVQFTTLERVFKIDLRYIDSYGTEIMIESEYEQLGTLYTLNLKKLMTSNASLVVYGVSKVENISTNSYNKSEFYIDEDVDLRIPYEKIAGSTTHPNNSYPISNMFDGNWNSQFHCSQYTGYCDVYFKLDKEYLIDRLRLVSFRSNTSGLINKFKVLLKEMNKENDWAELGEYTVGSYANEWLEVKNETPYLTDEVCLRIEDSVNGWALVSELELFIHSNLEKAIDNLFTDKSFESLREGVTYEEISALEAKNLVTSEFIERVGKARELYIQSLPQNYYAIPLEKERVFDKIQFLTTERVLRAHLKYIDTYGIERLIETDFRSLGNIYTIEINKIMTSNASLILYGVSDAGNISVNNYAISDFYINEDVDLRISYEKITGSTTHPNNSYPISNMFDGNWNSQFHCSQYTGYCDVYFKLDKEYLIDRLRLVSFRSNTSGLINKFRVLAKEMNIENTWVDLGEYTVGSYANEWLEVKNEKPYLTDEVCLRIEDSVNGWALVSELELFIHSNLEKEIKELFSDKDCEILKDGVTYDEILSLESKVQTTEEFKVLISRAKDLYLEKKPDLNFILETDRKNVMNQIKVTTSGKIYRSEVTYIDEHGFEIKLDALEIEDRGPETILTFDLFYCDRFNLMLDGDITEELIEGIKITQLNQNNFYEHKDVDVRLNKAEMTAISHCGQYSDNAPSNAIDGNNDTSFHSSTYSGNYGDFVVELGKEYVVDRVKFITRADNNGNGNGRIRAYEILYKAQKDSEWKKAFEQLTEESGNDREAVFKPVLASEICIRVTNGKNKFVVINELDIFKYNYIEERIVNLFTDESETVLKDITTLEDIETLQSELITESYIARVSNAKELYILRLPQNYFEIKIDEQKIFDRVQFTASERVLRAHIKYIDVFGNEKLVESSLESLGEICTVSFRKIMTKEASLIVYGVSNIENIFTNNYDIADFYIDEDIDLRIASDKIELSATNVHASYPLSNLLDGNKDSQYRASNYEEYEEVYLKLDKEYLIDRFRLISFRSPISGLVKTFKLFAKEMNRSEWIELGENSVETHENVWREVKGQPYLTDEICVRVVDSEDKWTIINEMELFIHSNLEKQIDDLFEGDSFEALKSDVTYQEILALEERVLVTQEYKEKVELAKKLYLDKKNPIHYTLTVDEESVMNQLKIKTTANIYDAEVSYLDSYGNNKIAKKIAIDKRDRETVISFEYFYCNSFNLMVRGDIVESEIEGISIVQVDQKEFYETLDVDVRLSKDSLNAISNCGQYSDKTPAFMIDGRTDTNFHSADYRNYAPGNYGEFIIELDEVKLVDRLIMTTNSSGNGRIKAYEVLYRSNKAEDWKKVFEQLTEESGTTREASFKPVLASDICVRVTNGHNHFVVVYELDLFKYNTIEARISNLFLDEAETILKPKVTLEDIESLERELKTTSYRERVGKAKQLYVDRLSAKEFEVVLSEETILNRVKFKTSDRISKARLKYIDNYSSEKIIDVSCTSVGEEYILAFEAIVAKNLKIMLYGVEEIDSISLNTLNKLDFCIDEDIDLRMPVEKIEGSTTHPNNSYPISNMFDGNMNSQFHCTQYGEYCDVYFKLDKDYLIDRLRLKSFRDNESGFIKKFRVLLKDTNIENSWTELGEYIVETHGDKWLTVEGKPYLTNEVCVRIEDSINGWALINELELFIHSNLEASINSLFLDESLEALRLDVTYDEILKLEEKATFTVEFKEKVKKAKELFLEKTTKKNYRLNYNFDIVFDEINIGYKSFPEGKVDYKLQYESSLGYKIEIDSFEIIEKDGNIVSLKFERVLAKKIELTISYIDGTESWKSSYIKVVDIEQSSYYAEDDVNLEYDISKVSAVSHCGIYNSGNDVEKMLDRDPTTYFHSKTTGKVEFIFEEPKVINEFWADISHPNEANGKINKAKLYYKERDEQDWILVQDYEKSNPVIGINNFVFPGILAKRFCIDVEACYAGVIIFNRIGFNIYSSLEEKVDNLFEDKELFRVLKKTVTLEKVENLKQLVKESKSLKVKLDIATMILKNGGELPVKIQSYKAIENESSYYFGATVSNNTGDMVLSNHYIHPNTDYVFVVNREVQIALMTYVGKPSSNKTITLKKGINILNIVEQGQMIFRGSRKEKIEYYSLNKENSLIYRYGYTKSQDLFDRVDIKNEVAEDHNSNLAYVEGKTYIGAISFDWLKANFESRNLSKHIEIFDEYLDFIHYLDNVTGHFKQQMPYKRLVWCGRGQDTFHAGGSFAGGYTAYNGSSGPMIPRSTYDLANSWAVGHELGHELDSNDYLMGLFGEVTNNWFAEQPRLEYMKTLRCKGHISVISEEPMSVHDMSVWHRLGFFFKMRLFYADNSFFQKMNALMQANRAADKQEAADNFAKFCTQILKRDVSSYYLKYGFELTEEAIAWCNQYPAPAIDLQYITWENYEEFNKEEIKLFNQKYKSVSKIK, encoded by the coding sequence TTGCAAAGTAATTTAAGAGATACAAACAGTTTAGTATTTACTATAGAAACAAATATAAAAAATGTAATGAATACTTTGGAAATTACAACATCTAGGGATATTCAGAATGCTCAAGTGAGATATAGGGATGAGTATGGATATGAAAAGATATCTGAAATTTTAAATGTTGAAAGAGTTGAAGAAAAATTATTACTATCATTTGATTATTTCTATACTGATAAGTTTGATTTGATAATTCATGATAATATAACACAGGAAGATATACAGAACATAAAGATTACTCAACTAAATCAAAATGAATTTTATGAAGACAAAGATATAGATGTAAGATTAGATAAGACGGTAATGACAGCTATATCACACTGTGGTCAATACTCAAGTGATGCTCCAAGTCGTGCGATTGATGGTGATGAATCAACAACATTCCACAGTGCTACATATACAAATTATGAGCCTGGAACACATGGAGATTTTGTATTAGAGTTGGGAGGAACATACCTTTTAGATAGATTACAATTTAGAACAAGATCATCAGGTAATGGAAGAATAAAAGCTTATCAAATTTTATATAAGACAAGCAAAACAGAGGAGTGGAAAAAGGTTTTTGAACAGCTAACAGAGGAATCAGGAGTAGAAAGAGAAGCTGTATTCAAACCGATCTTAGCTTCAGAAATTTGTATAAGAGTAACAAATGGTCATAATAACTTTATGGTTATAGCTGAGTTAGATGCTTTTAAATATAATTTCTTAGAGAAAAGAATAGGAAATCTTTTTACTGATGAGACAGAAACAAGTATAAGAGTAGGAGTTACTTTAGAAGAGATTGAGAATTTAGAATCAGAAGTTGTAACTGTATCTTATAAAGAGAGAGTTGCAAAGGCAAAGGAGTTATATATACTTGGATTGCCTCAAAACTATTTCTCTATTCCTTTAGCTGGAGATCAAATTTTTGATAAAGTTCAATTTACAACACTTGAAAGAGTTTTTAAAATTGATTTGAGATATATAGATAGTTATGGAACAGAAATAATGATTGAGAGTGAATATGAACAGTTGGGAACTCTTTACACTTTAAATCTAAAAAAATTAATGACATCAAATGCGTCACTAGTTGTATATGGTGTATCTAAGGTAGAAAATATCAGTACAAATAGTTATAATAAGTCAGAATTTTATATAGATGAAGATGTTGATTTAAGAATACCTTATGAGAAGATAGCGGGATCAACAACTCATCCAAATAACTCTTATCCAATAAGCAATATGTTTGATGGCAACTGGAATTCACAGTTCCATTGTAGTCAATACACAGGATATTGTGATGTGTATTTTAAGCTAGATAAAGAGTATCTAATTGATAGACTAAGATTGGTAAGTTTTAGAAGTAATACGTCAGGACTAATAAATAAGTTTAAGGTATTATTGAAAGAGATGAACAAGGAAAATGATTGGGCAGAATTAGGTGAATATACAGTAGGCTCATACGCTAACGAGTGGTTAGAAGTAAAAAATGAAACACCATATTTGACAGATGAAGTTTGTTTAAGAATTGAGGATTCTGTTAATGGTTGGGCTCTTGTAAGTGAATTAGAACTATTTATTCACAGTAATTTAGAGAAAGCTATAGATAATTTATTCACGGATAAAAGTTTTGAAAGTTTAAGAGAGGGAGTAACTTATGAAGAGATTTCGGCTTTAGAGGCTAAAAATTTAGTTACTTCAGAATTTATAGAGAGAGTAGGGAAAGCAAGAGAGTTATATATTCAAAGCTTACCACAGAATTATTATGCAATACCGTTAGAAAAAGAGAGAGTTTTTGATAAAATTCAATTTTTAACAACTGAAAGAGTTTTAAGAGCACATTTAAAGTATATTGATACTTATGGAATAGAAAGATTAATAGAAACAGATTTCAGATCTTTAGGAAATATATATACAATAGAGATAAATAAGATAATGACTTCGAATGCTTCTTTAATACTATATGGAGTATCAGATGCAGGAAACATATCTGTTAATAATTATGCTATATCGGATTTTTATATAAATGAAGATGTTGATTTAAGAATATCTTATGAGAAGATAACAGGGTCAACAACTCATCCAAATAACTCTTATCCAATAAGTAATATGTTTGATGGCAATTGGAATTCACAGTTCCATTGTAGTCAATATACTGGGTATTGTGATGTTTACTTTAAGCTAGATAAAGAGTATCTAATTGATAGACTTAGATTGGTAAGTTTTAGAAGTAACACATCGGGACTTATAAATAAGTTTAGAGTTCTAGCAAAAGAGATGAATATAGAAAATACTTGGGTAGATTTAGGAGAATATACAGTAGGGTCATATGCAAACGAATGGTTAGAAGTGAAAAATGAAAAACCATATTTAACAGATGAGGTTTGTTTAAGAATTGAAGACTCTGTTAATGGTTGGGCTCTTGTAAGTGAGTTAGAACTATTTATTCATAGTAATTTAGAAAAAGAGATAAAAGAGCTATTCTCGGATAAAGATTGTGAGATATTAAAAGATGGAGTAACTTATGATGAAATTTTATCTTTAGAGTCTAAGGTTCAAACGACTGAAGAGTTTAAAGTTCTTATTTCTAGAGCGAAAGATTTATATTTAGAGAAAAAACCTGATTTAAACTTCATATTAGAAACAGATAGAAAAAATGTTATGAATCAAATAAAAGTAACTACTTCTGGAAAAATATATAGAAGTGAAGTTACATATATAGATGAGCATGGATTTGAAATTAAGTTAGATGCTTTAGAAATAGAGGATAGAGGACCAGAAACAATATTAACATTTGACCTTTTCTATTGTGATAGATTTAATCTTATGTTAGATGGAGATATAACAGAGGAGTTAATAGAGGGAATAAAAATAACTCAACTTAACCAAAATAATTTCTATGAGCATAAAGATGTTGATGTAAGATTAAATAAAGCTGAGATGACGGCAATATCTCATTGTGGACAATATTCAGATAACGCTCCTTCTAATGCGATTGATGGAAATAATGACACCTCTTTCCACAGTTCGACTTATAGTGGAAATTATGGCGACTTTGTAGTGGAGTTAGGAAAAGAGTATGTTGTAGATAGAGTAAAATTTATAACTAGAGCTGATAATAATGGAAATGGAAACGGAAGAATCAGAGCATATGAAATATTATATAAAGCTCAAAAGGATAGTGAATGGAAAAAAGCCTTTGAACAGTTAACAGAGGAATCAGGAAATGATAGAGAGGCTGTATTTAAACCAGTTTTAGCATCAGAAATTTGTATTAGAGTTACAAATGGAAAAAATAAGTTTGTTGTTATAAATGAGTTGGATATATTTAAATATAACTATATAGAAGAGAGAATAGTAAATTTATTTACAGATGAAAGTGAAACAGTTTTAAAAGATATTACAACTTTAGAAGATATAGAAACTCTTCAATCTGAATTAATAACAGAGTCGTATATAGCTAGAGTTTCAAATGCAAAAGAGCTATATATTTTAAGACTTCCACAAAATTATTTTGAGATTAAAATAGATGAACAGAAAATATTTGATAGAGTTCAATTTACGGCAAGTGAAAGAGTTTTAAGAGCTCATATAAAATATATAGATGTATTTGGAAATGAGAAACTTGTAGAAAGTAGTTTAGAATCTCTTGGAGAGATTTGTACTGTAAGCTTTAGAAAAATTATGACTAAAGAGGCTTCATTAATAGTTTATGGAGTTTCAAATATCGAAAATATTTTTACAAATAACTACGATATAGCAGACTTCTATATAGATGAAGATATCGATTTGAGAATAGCTTCAGATAAAATAGAACTATCTGCGACAAATGTACATGCATCATATCCATTGAGTAATTTACTTGATGGAAATAAAGATTCTCAATATCGTGCTTCAAACTATGAGGAGTATGAAGAGGTATATTTAAAATTAGATAAAGAATATTTAATAGATAGATTTAGACTGATAAGTTTTAGATCGCCTATTTCTGGTCTAGTAAAAACATTTAAATTGTTTGCAAAAGAGATGAATAGATCAGAGTGGATTGAACTAGGAGAAAATAGTGTAGAAACTCATGAAAATGTGTGGAGAGAAGTAAAAGGGCAACCATATTTAACAGATGAAATCTGTGTAAGAGTTGTTGATTCAGAAGATAAGTGGACAATAATAAATGAGATGGAGTTATTTATTCATAGTAATCTAGAAAAACAGATTGATGATTTATTCGAAGGAGATTCTTTTGAAGCTTTAAAATCAGATGTGACTTACCAAGAGATATTAGCTTTAGAGGAAAGAGTTTTAGTAACTCAAGAGTATAAAGAAAAAGTTGAATTGGCAAAAAAGTTATATCTAGATAAAAAGAATCCGATTCATTATACTTTAACAGTTGATGAAGAGAGTGTTATGAATCAACTAAAGATAAAAACAACAGCCAATATATATGATGCTGAAGTTTCGTACTTAGATAGTTATGGGAATAACAAGATTGCAAAGAAAATAGCTATAGATAAGAGAGATAGAGAAACAGTAATAAGTTTTGAATATTTCTATTGCAATAGCTTTAATCTTATGGTTCGTGGAGATATAGTTGAATCAGAGATAGAGGGAATATCAATAGTTCAAGTGGATCAAAAAGAGTTTTACGAAACTCTAGATGTAGATGTGAGGCTATCAAAAGATAGTTTAAACGCAATTTCAAATTGTGGACAGTACTCAGATAAAACTCCAGCATTTATGATAGATGGAAGAACAGATACTAATTTCCACAGTGCTGATTATAGAAATTATGCTCCTGGAAATTATGGAGAGTTTATAATCGAATTAGATGAAGTGAAACTTGTGGATAGATTGATAATGACAACAAACTCATCTGGAAATGGAAGAATAAAAGCCTATGAGGTTCTTTATAGATCTAATAAAGCAGAGGACTGGAAGAAAGTATTCGAGCAGTTGACGGAAGAGTCTGGAACTACTAGAGAGGCTTCGTTTAAACCAGTTTTAGCATCTGATATCTGTGTAAGAGTAACAAATGGTCATAATCATTTTGTAGTTGTATATGAATTAGATTTATTTAAGTACAATACAATTGAAGCAAGAATATCTAATCTATTCTTAGATGAAGCAGAAACAATCTTGAAACCAAAGGTAACATTAGAAGATATTGAATCTTTAGAAAGAGAATTAAAAACAACTTCGTATAGAGAAAGAGTAGGAAAAGCAAAACAGTTATATGTTGATAGACTTTCTGCTAAAGAGTTTGAAGTTGTTTTAAGTGAAGAGACGATTCTAAATAGAGTTAAGTTCAAGACATCTGATAGAATATCAAAGGCTAGATTAAAGTATATAGATAACTACTCTTCAGAGAAGATAATAGATGTTAGTTGTACTTCAGTTGGTGAGGAATATATATTAGCTTTCGAGGCTATTGTGGCAAAAAATTTAAAAATCATGTTATATGGAGTAGAGGAGATTGATTCAATATCTTTAAATACATTGAATAAATTAGATTTCTGTATAGATGAGGATATAGATTTGAGAATGCCTGTAGAGAAGATAGAGGGATCAACAACTCATCCAAATAACTCTTATCCAATAAGTAACATGTTTGATGGAAATATGAATTCACAATTCCATTGTACTCAGTATGGAGAGTATTGTGATGTCTACTTTAAATTGGATAAGGATTATCTAATAGATAGATTAAGACTTAAAAGTTTTAGAGATAACGAATCTGGATTTATAAAAAAGTTTAGAGTTTTATTAAAAGATACTAATATTGAAAATAGCTGGACAGAGTTAGGAGAGTATATAGTTGAAACTCATGGAGATAAATGGTTAACGGTTGAAGGAAAACCTTATTTAACTAATGAAGTTTGTGTGAGAATAGAGGATTCAATAAACGGATGGGCTCTGATAAATGAACTAGAGCTGTTTATTCACAGTAATCTAGAAGCAAGCATAAATAGTTTATTCTTAGATGAGAGTTTAGAAGCTTTAAGATTAGATGTAACGTATGATGAGATTTTAAAATTAGAAGAGAAAGCAACGTTTACAGTTGAATTCAAAGAGAAAGTAAAAAAAGCCAAAGAGTTATTCTTAGAAAAAACTACAAAGAAGAATTATAGATTGAACTATAATTTTGATATCGTTTTTGACGAGATTAATATCGGATATAAATCTTTCCCAGAAGGAAAGGTGGATTATAAGCTTCAGTATGAGTCATCACTTGGATATAAAATTGAAATTGATAGTTTTGAAATTATAGAGAAAGATGGAAATATAGTTAGCTTAAAATTTGAAAGAGTATTAGCTAAAAAGATAGAGTTAACAATAAGTTACATTGATGGAACTGAAAGTTGGAAATCATCTTATATTAAAGTTGTAGATATTGAGCAATCATCTTATTATGCAGAGGATGATGTAAACTTAGAGTATGACATCTCAAAGGTGAGTGCAGTATCTCATTGTGGAATATATAACTCAGGAAACGATGTAGAAAAAATGTTAGATAGAGATCCAACAACATATTTCCATTCAAAAACAACAGGAAAAGTTGAGTTTATATTTGAAGAACCTAAGGTAATAAATGAATTTTGGGCAGATATCAGTCATCCAAATGAAGCAAATGGAAAAATTAATAAAGCGAAACTTTATTATAAAGAGAGAGATGAGCAAGATTGGATATTAGTTCAAGATTACGAGAAAAGCAATCCTGTAATAGGAATAAATAACTTTGTTTTCCCGGGGATATTAGCTAAGAGATTCTGTATAGACGTTGAAGCATGTTATGCTGGAGTTATAATTTTCAATCGAATTGGATTTAATATCTATAGTTCTTTAGAAGAAAAAGTAGATAATCTTTTTGAAGATAAAGAGTTATTTAGAGTTTTAAAGAAAACAGTTACATTAGAAAAGGTTGAAAACTTAAAGCAACTTGTAAAAGAGAGCAAAAGTTTAAAAGTAAAATTAGATATCGCAACAATGATATTAAAAAATGGTGGAGAGCTTCCAGTTAAAATTCAAAGTTATAAAGCTATTGAAAATGAATCGAGCTACTATTTTGGAGCGACAGTTTCAAACAATACAGGTGATATGGTGTTAAGTAATCATTATATTCATCCGAATACTGACTATGTATTTGTTGTAAATAGAGAGGTTCAAATAGCTCTTATGACATATGTAGGAAAACCTTCTAGCAATAAAACAATTACTCTGAAAAAAGGAATAAATATATTGAATATTGTAGAGCAAGGGCAGATGATATTTAGAGGAAGTAGAAAAGAAAAAATAGAATACTACTCATTAAATAAAGAGAATAGTTTAATTTATCGTTATGGTTATACAAAATCACAGGATCTTTTTGACAGAGTCGATATCAAAAATGAAGTAGCAGAAGATCACAACTCAAACTTAGCTTATGTTGAAGGTAAGACATATATAGGTGCTATAAGTTTTGATTGGCTAAAGGCTAACTTCGAATCTAGAAATTTATCAAAGCATATAGAGATATTTGATGAGTATTTAGACTTTATTCACTATTTAGATAATGTTACAGGTCATTTCAAGCAGCAGATGCCATACAAGAGATTGGTTTGGTGTGGAAGAGGACAAGATACATTCCATGCAGGAGGATCTTTTGCAGGAGGATATACAGCATACAATGGATCGAGTGGACCAATGATTCCGAGAAGTACCTATGATTTAGCTAACTCTTGGGCAGTAGGGCATGAGTTAGGACATGAACTGGATTCAAATGATTATCTAATGGGATTATTTGGAGAAGTAACTAATAACTGGTTTGCAGAGCAACCAAGATTAGAGTATATGAAAACTTTAAGATGTAAAGGGCATATAAGCGTAATTTCAGAAGAGCCGATGTCAGTACACGATATGAGTGTGTGGCATAGATTAGGATTCTTCTTTAAAATGAGATTGTTCTATGCAGATAATAGTTTCTTCCAAAAGATGAATGCTTTGATGCAGGCTAATAGAGCAGCAGATAAGCAGGAAGCAGCAGATAATTTTGCTAAATTCTGTACTCAAATATTAAAAAGAGATGTGAGTTCTTACTATTTAAAATATGGATTTGAATTGACAGAAGAGGCGATAGCTTGGTGTAATCAATATCCAGCTCCAGCTATTGATCTGCAATATATAACTTGGGAAAATTATGAAGAGTTTAACAAAGAAGAGATTAAATTATTTAACCAAAAATATAAGTCTGTATCGAAAATAAAGTAG
- a CDS encoding (2Fe-2S)-binding protein — MSENTMVCYCKGVTLGTILKAIENGATTLVEVLDTTGAGSACGRCVDRIEAIVNEDR; from the coding sequence ATGTCTGAAAATACTATGGTTTGCTACTGCAAAGGAGTTACATTAGGAACAATTTTAAAAGCAATAGAGAATGGAGCTACAACATTAGTTGAAGTTTTAGATACGACAGGTGCAGGATCAGCTTGCGGAAGATGTGTAGATAGAATCGAAGCGATTGTAAACGAAGATAGATAA
- a CDS encoding helix-turn-helix domain-containing protein has translation MNDINLGLKIKKFRTDQKLSLKELAEKIDSTSALLSQIEKGTTNPSINTLKNLSVALGIPLYKFFLEESFKKVHIVKKDERKIIKPSKNSKVSYEILSPEPQTHMEFMILNLEPDSSSTEIEIGHTGQEVAFILKGDVILNIDGESFSLSEGDSIKIEKFVKHNWENRSSQEAKLIFAVTL, from the coding sequence ATGAACGATATAAATCTTGGATTAAAAATAAAAAAATTCAGAACTGACCAAAAACTAAGTCTAAAAGAGTTAGCTGAAAAGATTGATTCAACTTCTGCTCTTTTAAGTCAAATTGAAAAAGGAACAACGAATCCATCTATAAATACTCTAAAAAATCTTTCAGTTGCATTGGGTATTCCTCTTTATAAATTTTTTCTAGAGGAAAGCTTCAAAAAAGTTCATATCGTAAAAAAAGATGAGAGAAAAATTATCAAGCCATCTAAAAATAGTAAAGTTTCTTATGAAATTCTAAGTCCAGAACCTCAAACTCACATGGAGTTTATGATTTTAAATTTAGAACCTGACTCATCTTCTACAGAGATTGAGATTGGACATACAGGTCAAGAAGTGGCTTTTATATTGAAAGGTGATGTTATTTTAAATATTGATGGGGAATCCTTCTCTCTTTCAGAAGGAGATAGTATTAAAATTGAAAAATTTGTTAAGCACAACTGGGAAAATAGAAGTTCTCAAGAAGCAAAACTTATTTTTGCTGTAACTCTTTAA
- a CDS encoding BMP family protein → MKRINILAIFLILSVSILAAPLKVGLILAMGGLGDKSFNDSAYEGLLKAKKDFDIEVKYVEPNSWMEDAFFLEEYSQNGFDLIIATSYTAQDAMEDISSKFPNTKYAIVDTRAIEGRNIASLVFDEAEGSFLVGAISAKMSKTDKIGFIGALDIPLINRFKDGYEQGAKYINPNINVVTTYVGGDAPFNDPLKGKEHAYSLANQGVDVIYHASGNTGIGVLEGVKEKKIYGIGVDCDQDDIVKGQVLTSMLKNVNNAIYKIIEDTVNGKFEGRVYTFGLKENGVGTTDFKYTKEIVGKENIALIEEIKNDIISGKIQVK, encoded by the coding sequence ATGAAAAGAATCAATATTTTAGCTATTTTTTTAATTTTATCTGTGAGTATTTTAGCAGCACCTTTGAAGGTTGGACTGATTTTAGCTATGGGTGGTTTGGGTGATAAATCATTTAATGATTCAGCTTATGAGGGATTGTTGAAAGCTAAAAAGGATTTTGATATTGAGGTAAAGTATGTTGAGCCAAATAGTTGGATGGAAGATGCTTTCTTTTTGGAAGAATATTCACAAAATGGATTTGATTTAATTATCGCAACATCTTATACAGCACAGGATGCTATGGAGGACATAAGTTCAAAGTTTCCAAATACGAAATATGCCATTGTAGACACGAGAGCAATAGAGGGAAGAAATATAGCTTCACTTGTTTTTGATGAGGCTGAAGGTTCATTTTTAGTTGGAGCAATATCTGCTAAGATGAGTAAGACAGATAAAATAGGTTTTATAGGTGCTTTAGACATTCCTCTTATAAATAGATTTAAGGATGGATATGAGCAGGGGGCTAAATATATAAATCCAAATATAAATGTTGTGACAACATATGTGGGAGGAGATGCACCTTTCAATGATCCTTTAAAAGGAAAGGAACATGCTTATTCTTTGGCAAATCAAGGAGTTGATGTTATATATCATGCTTCTGGAAATACAGGAATTGGAGTTTTAGAAGGAGTAAAGGAGAAGAAAATATATGGAATAGGAGTGGACTGTGATCAGGACGATATTGTAAAAGGGCAAGTTTTGACTTCTATGCTAAAAAATGTAAATAATGCTATTTATAAAATAATTGAAGATACAGTGAATGGTAAGTTTGAGGGAAGGGTGTATACATTTGGATTGAAAGAAAATGGTGTTGGAACAACAGATTTTAAGTATACAAAAGAGATTGTTGGAAAAGAAAATATCGCTTTGATTGAAGAGATAAAAAATGACATAATCTCTGGAAAGATTCAGGTGAAGTAG